DNA sequence from the Acidobacteriota bacterium genome:
GCTCGTTCTAGCCAATTTGCAAGCAGATAGTCCTGCCATTGCATCTCACTTAACTTGAGATGTGAAAACCAACCTATGGCGAAACCTAGAATTATGAAAAGAATAGAAACTGTTCCCTTCTTGTACATACTTTCCCTTCTGGTTAAATGCACTTAACATGGATATACTTGCAACTATGGGTTATCTTTTTCCTCATCCATCGGACTTGGCACTTCTCTTGCGCATTGATTGAGGACATGCGTATAGATCATGGTAGTACTTACAACTTCACGACGAGTCAGGACGACTGGAAGATGGGCCGGTCTTTTGGGCCGAACAATTCCTTCTATTTCGCAGTTAATTGCCGATGTATTTGGAGTAGATGGAGCGCGCGCGAACAGGATCATCTGTCCCGCCAATTATGGCTCTCCCGTCCGGGAAGACGGTAACCTCAAATCCTTCAAGACTCATACGTAGCAGGAATCCATTGTAATAAACACTGGTTATTCTCTGGATTTTCTCTTTGAGCGAGAGAAGATCTATCGTAGTGGAGTGCATTCCGGAGCGGATCTGCACCGAATTCCTCCCGCAGAGATTCACCCCTAAAGAGATTCCTTCACCAGCCAGCAGCGGAAAAACCTTTGCATCGCATACCGGACAATCATGTCTCTCTTTAACAAGCTTGATCCTTTGAAAGGTTCCTTCCCAAACATCTATCGCTGTGATGAATCTGTTGAGCTTGGCACCATTACCGGAGAGGATCTTCAGCGTTTCCACACACTGGATGCTGCCTATGACACTCGTCACTGATGGGACGATACCCGCAGTGTCGCATGTGGCGAGAAGCCCTGGAGGGGGAGAAGTCTCGAAGATGCATTTCAGGCAGGGGCTTTCCCCCGGAAGGACATCTAACGTCAAACCATAGCTCCCGACGGCAGCTCCATAGATCCATGGGATGGAATGTTTTATTGAAAACTCGTTGATCAGAAATCGTGTCTCGAAATTATCCGTTCCGTCCACGATCACCAAAATATTCTTTAGGAGCTCCTCCGCATTGAGATGATTCAGATCCGAAACTATCCCCTCGACATGGATGGACGAATTTGCTTTCCTGAGCTTTTTCTCCGCAGCTGCAGCCTTGGGCATTATCTTTCTAACATCTTCCTCATCGAAGAGGACCTGTCGGTGCAGGTTCTTCAACTCGACGAAGTCCCTGTCTATTATCCTGATGTGTCCCGCACCAGCCCTCGCAAGACCAATCGCCACCATCGTTCCCAGGGCACCGCACCCGACGATACAAACTCTCCCTTCTGCAATCTTATCCTGCCCCTCTTCACCGATCCCCCGGAAGAGGATCTGATTCATGTACCTTATTCTGAAATCGTTTCTATGCATCACATCTTAGCCAGTTTCGCAAGTCATTATAATAGAAGAAACGGAAATATTCCTTAATAACTCAAAGTAGATGATCCTGGCTCTTCTCCTCGAAATAAATATAACTTCATGCGGGTTGCGCTTTCCCTTTCAACGCTTATAATATGGGATTGTTAGTTTAAAAAATTTTAACATATCATGATTATGCGATGTACTTACAAATCCGAAGAGGACGACTTTTACTGCTGGAAATATCATATCTGGTACCCCTCCATTGATTGTGCCTACCGCGTCAAGTTCAAGACGTTTCAGGGATGCAATAACTGCAACCAGGGAAAGATGAATCTCAAGACGCACCAGAGGCTTCTGAAGAAGGCAAAGTGGCCTTTCAAGGAATGAAACTTTTCTGGAGAAACACCATTCATAAGAACAGGATCAAAGGAATCATATTCGATTTAGATGGGACGCTGATTGATTCTTACGCACCAATCATGGAAAGCCTCAACCACACAAGGAAGAGCTTCAATCTGGCTCCTTTCACGCTCGAAGAGGTCAGGAAGATAGTCGGAAGAGGGCTTGAAGTCCTGATAGCAGAAACGATTGGTGATGCACACGTGAAGGAAGGAATAAGAATCTTCCGCGAGAAATACGGCAGCGTCTTTCTCGAAAAGACAAAGCTCATGCCCAATGTGAAAGAGGTAATCCCCTCCCTCGCGCGGAAGGGATATCTTATGGCCGTCACTAGCAACAAACCTTCGTATTTCACATCAGAGATCCTGAAGTCCAGGGGGATCTATGAGTATTTCAAGGTTATCCTTGGCCCGGATGATTCCCCCAAGGCGAAACCCGACCCGGGGATGGTGGAGATGGCAATCAAAGAGATGCGCCTTCGAAAGGACGAGGTGGTATACGTAGGAGACATGACGATCGATATTGAAACTTCCCGGCGGGCCGGGATAAAGGTAGTCGGCATTACAAGCGGTTCGAACTCGAAAGAGGAACTCGAAAGAGCCTCCCCCGATGCTCTCATTGAGAACCTCGAGGAGCTCGAAGATCTTTTTCCCTTTTTGTATCAAGCCGGTTGAATCTCCTGAAGCAGCAGTGCTATTATCAATAAGAATTATCTTGGAAAGGAGCGCGCATGGAAGAAAAAACAAGCCTGACCAGAAAGGCCGCTAAGTACTTCATATTGCTCCTCAGCAATTTCTTCTTCTTCGTTGTGACTGTCCTGGCCATCTCCTATTTTCACCCGCTGATGAGAGCCCTGGTCTGGCCGAAGAACTTCGCGCTCTTGCTTTCCATCCTCATCGTGTCCGCAATCCTGTGGGTGGTAACTTTCCTTGCCCATCTCTTCATGAAATGAAATGTCTGTTTATGAGAAAGCTAAGACTCCCTTTCTGAAGCTCGCTCTCCTCGCCATTATTATCATTCCCGCGTCTCTTTCCATCTACTGGAATTGCATGAAATACGACTTTCTTTACGACGACGTCATCATCGTCAAGCAGAACCCTCTCATCAAGAGCCTCAAGAACGTTCCGGAGATCTTCGCGAGCGATTACTGGGGGGAAGAAGGTTCCGTAAAGACGGGCTTTTACCGCCCACTTGCCATTTTCACATTTGCCTTGAATTATTATTTCTCGGGGTTAAACCCCTTTTCCTATCACTCCACCAATGTTCTGCTTCATGCTATCAATGCCTCTCTTCTTTTTTTCCTCTTCATCAGCATCTTCCAGAGGATGAAAGAAGCTTTCCTCTGCTCCATCATCTTCGCTGTGCATCCCGTTCAGACGGAAGTCGTCATCGGGATCGTCGGAAGGGCTGAGCTTCTTTCTTTCCTCTTCTTCTTCCTGGCGCTCCTCGCTTTTCTGGGTTCGTTGAAAAGACAGGGGGCCATATCTTTTCTCCTCTATCTTGCATCTCTAATGGCATTCTTCTTAGCCCTGCTATCCAAAGAGATGGCCGCATCTTTTCCTCTGGTTATTTTTCTCCTCCTCATGTTCAAAGGAAAAAAAGAAAACGATAGCAATTTGATGCAGACGATTTCAAAGTATAGATGGACCCTGCTCGGGATCATCCTGATTCTCGCCTTTTACTTCCTGATCAGATCACTCGTCTTTGGCTCTCCCATAGGATCACAGAAGCCCATCCTTCTTGACAACCCCCTGGCCCACGCCTCCTTTTCCGAGAGGTTCCTCGGTGCATCTAGAGTCTTCATGAAATATCTGGGGCTTCTCTTCTTTCCTCTCCATCTTTCCGTTGACTATTCCTTCAACGAGATTCCACTTACAGGTGCCATTCCTCTTGTTTCTGGAGGAATTTCGCTTCTTCTGCTGATATCCTTACTCGTAGCGGTTTTCCTTCTCTATCAGAAGAAATCTCTTTTCTTCATCCCTATTTCTTTCTATCTTGCAACTATATCCATCATCTCCAATTTTTTTCTAACCATAGGGAACATCATGGCTGAGAGGTATCTCTATATCCCATCGGCGGCTTTCTTCATGTTTCTTGCACTGCTTCTCTCGCCTGTTCTGGGTCCTATCCTTAAGCGAGGATGGAAGGAAAAATATTTCTATTTCCTTTTTGCTGTTATTCTTTTATTTGCCGTGCCAAGAACTCTGTTTAGAAATCAGGATTGGAAGAATGAGGAAGAGCTCTTCACATCAGCGGTAAAGAACACTCCGATGAGCGCGAAAGCGCACAACAACCTTGGAAATATCCTGATGCATGAAGGGGATCTGGCAAAAAGCGAAAAAGAATTTATGACGGCCTTGGAGATCTATCCCGGCTACAGTACAGCCCATTGTAACCTTGGTTCGATTTATGAAAAGAAAGGGATGATCGAAGCTGCTCGGAGGGAATGCGAAGAAGCCATTAGATTGGACCCTGACTTTGATCTTGCATACTTCAATCTTGGCAATATCCTGTATGAGAAGGGAGAGATCGACCGTGCGATCCATGCATACCGGATGGCAATTTCCATCTCACAGGATTACGCAGAGGCTTTCTACAACCTCGGTAACGTTTACGCACTGAAAGAGAGCAGCAAGGGGGCACTTTACCACTACCGGAGAGCCCTCAAGATAAACCCGCATTATAAAGAAGCCCTGAACAACATGGGCCTTGTCCTGCGCGTGACGGGAGATAGACTCCAGGCAGAAGAAGCATTCAGAAAAGCGATTGACATAAGTCCAAATTACCATGATGCCCTTTTCAATCTTGGAAGACTTTACATGGATGATGGTCAGGAACTAAAAGCCATAGAATACTTAGAAAAAGCACACAGGGCAAAGGATGATCATTTCGCAACCTTGTACATTCTCAGCCTTGCCTATTTCAGAACCGGACGGATTGATCGATCTTATGAAACACTTTTGAAAGCAAAAAACATTGCACCGGAGCAAAAGGAGTTAAACCTTCTCCTGAAGGAACTTGAAAAGAGCCTAAAAAAATAGTTGTTGATTCGAACTCCCTCTTGTTATATATTATTTTTAAAAATTGATGGGGAGGCATTTATGAGATATAAGATTCTATTATATGTTGCCTTCAGTTCAATCTTTCTCATTCCATCATTTATTCTTTCCCAGGTGAACGGTCCCATAAGAGAAATCGAACAGCGAGAATCCTTTAAGCCCGTATATCTGCAACTGGACATTAAGTATCTTGCTTCTCCTATATCACCAATTCCAGTTCCTCCAATCCTTGTGCGAGAAAAAGATTCTGGGACAGATTCTGACTCGAATCCTATGCCCGCAGCATCGGGAACGAAGCAGGTCAGTATCGACTCTGCTTCAAATTCTTTAAGCGGGGACTCCCTTTTCCAGGGATGCTCGGCAACAGCTTCCACAAAGATGGAAAACCTGCTGAGGAAGATCGACAGGGTAATCAAGAAGCTGCAATAGAGTTAAATCCATTCTGTTCTAACCTTGTATAGTGAAAGTTGCTGATAGGCAACTTCTTAATGTCCTTGAATTTGGGCTATCTGTACAATGTCCATCGAGAAGGAAAAACTATTTGCTGAAAAAGAGAGAGGAGACTGCCATCTTCGCTTCCTCACCGATGGAGGCATCCCATCCATCCGCCAGTTCCACGTGAGCCACAAATAGATCGTCCTTTTGATTCTCGAAGAGATAGACTGTTTTTATTCTTATGGACTCCGCTTCCTTTTTTTCCAGTGATGCATGAAGGGCCTTTCTTGCTCCATGCTTTTTCGGTTTCTCAAGGGGAGCCCAGGTCAATGAACAACCTCCGCAAATCCATTCCTGGGCCTCTTTCATGGCAACATCGAGTCCCTTCCCCGGTTTGAGCTTCAGGATTTTTATGGTCGAGTTCTTCCGATACTCTTTGAGGGTTATGGGGTAGCCATCGACGCTCCTGTAATTGAGGGAAACTCTCCATCCTGCTGGAACATCGATGGCAAAATCGGGAGTAATGAATTCACCTTCCTTTCCAAGAGGCACGCTCTTTTCTGAAGGAGACGCTCTTTTAAAAGTCATCTTGAATCTCTCCGCAGGGTCCTCGGGCGGAAAAGCTGGAGGCAACCCCTCCATTCGAAACGTCGTCGGGATCCAGAACAGAGAAGAAGAATCCTCCCCTTTCAGGATCGGAAACCCGAACTCCAGTGCTTTCTTATCGAATGACATTCTGAAGATGAGCCACTTTCCTGAAAATCCCTTTCCCTGGAACTTCCCTACCCATGAAGTATCGGCTCCTGCAGTTTCTCTGGCAATTTCCGTGTAGTCCTCTCCGGAGATGAGTTTTGCCTCAGTGTCAGGAGGAGGTGGTGCCGGGGACGGCCTTCCAGAAACATAATCATGACTTTTCCCCCTTGAATCGAAATCCAGGATGTCCATGTATCCCGAGTAGTTCTTGTCTCCAACCTTGACTTCCCTGCCGCTCGCATCTGTGAAACCGCCCCTGAACCACATCACCATCGATGCTCTCGTTCTCTGCGGTGAAGAAGCATCGAGTCTTTTTCCTATGATTCCAGGGGGAAGAAGAAGAGTGAAGCCTTGACCCTGAATCACTGTCCATGGCATTTCCTTTTCGGAGAATGGAGACATTCCCTGATATTCCGGAGGGAATGGGAAATAGAGTAATGAGCCCGAAATTCCTCCCTCTCTTGACCATGTCTCTCTGTTGAATCGGAGATGAGCTAGGATTCTTTCCATTTCGGAAAGAATCTTTTCCTTCTCTTCGGCATCAAGACCTCCGGAGCCAGCGATGCCTGCGGCCATGCAGAAATTCGGACTTCCCTCAATATAGAACAGCCACCATCTCACGGGAGCGGAACCTTTATCACCGGCGTCATGATAAACATCGAAAGAGGCAACATAATCTGCGTTTGAGAATCCGCCTGCTTGATTGGCAACAACGGCATCGGTTCCCTGCGCACCTGCAAGTTTCTTTCCTGCTTCCACAATATAGTTTAAGGCTTCGCCCGCTCTGCCCGGCTTCCCGGATCCGAGTGTAATAGAGCCGACTTCGCCTTGAGCATCAATTGCGTAAAAGGCAAGCTGGGAATCTCCTGGCCATTTCCTGAAGACAGCGAAAGGAGAGCCGGGCTTTGTTTCTTCGGAAGCCTGGTACCAGCCAGGAGGGAGTGTGATCTCTACCGAACCGTTGTCAAAATTCAATCCAGAGATGTTCATCTGAAGAGCCTTTTCGATTTCTTCCCTGATTATCTTCTCCTCAACTCCTTCGGCGATCCTGTTGAAGATGAACTCCTCGAGATCGCTTTTGCCTTTCTCGCTCAGGAAGGAAAGATATCCGGAAATCTGATTTTCGAATTTAAGAACCATAGCCTGGAGATCCACTACCCTTTTCTCCAGATCGGCGATCTTTTCCAATATCCTTTTGTCAGCATCTTCCTCCGCTTGCGCGACGCTGCTCTTCGCTTTTTCTTCCTCTTCCATCTCTTCTTCCCACTCATACTCCCCTTTCTGAATGGCGATCTTGTTCATCTGAAGGGCTCTCCTGATATCTCCCATTCCCTCATAAGCTTCCGCAAGGAGTAGGATTAGATTTCGATCCATCTCCGAAAGCAAAGCGGCTATTGTCAGATTCCGTTCCGCCAGTGAATATCGCTTGCAGCCCAGCAGCGCCTTCCCGGCGTGAATATAACCTTCCGACTGATCCGGCATTCCCCCTACAAATCTCATGAACTCTTGCGCAGCCTCGCAGAACTTCCCTTCTCCAGCAAGATGTTTTCCCATGGAAAAAGAACGGGATGCAAGAATGTTCAACTCCTCTCCCTGCAAACTGGGTAGCCGTCTTTCACAGATCTCCAGGTTCTCTTTAGCCTTGGAGTAGGAAGGATCATTCTTTAAGGAGATTAGATAGAAGTACTTTGCAAGAAGGAAGTCTCCTCTGCTGAAGTAAACGCTCCCGAGATTCAGGAAAGGGAAAGGGCAATAAGGGTCGGCATTAATGGCTTTCTCATAAGCTTCGATCGCTTTTCCAATCTCGCCTGTCTTTTCGAACCTAACGCCCTCGTTGAAGTGGCGGATCGCGGCATTCCTCTTGAAATTATCCTGGCTAAATAGCGGACCCGAACAGATGACGCTGATAACAAGGATGGATAGGACGATCCATGCAGGCAAAAGCCGGCACGCTGTATATGAAAGGTTATTCGGAATGGTCCTCATGATTGATCTCTTCTCACGCGGACGCAAGTGTCATAGAAGGATGCGTTTTCCCCTTTCATTGATACGATGTTTTCCGTGATAGCATTTACTCCCCATCCTTTCTTAAGCCATCCTCCCCTGTAGAAGAGGATAACGTCATTTCCTATTCCGAATTTCTCCCTTAGCCTCACCTTAATCTTCCCCACCTTCGATTCGAGGAAGACCATGTCCCCATCCTTTAGATTCTCTCTTTTGAGTGTTTCCGATGATGCGAAGACGTCGGGCAGGCCAATCTGATCCAATTCCAGGATCTGAGAATTGTGCGCCATCTTCCCGCCTGAGGAGATGAGCTTATATGGATACTCCATTCTCTGGATGGCATCAAGTTTGAGATTTCCTGCAAACATGAACTTTCCCGAAGCTGTCCTGAAGTCTCCATTGGCATAGGGGACATCCGGGATGACGGGTGATCTGACCGATTCTCTCCGGAGCCTGTCCAGCGTTATGCCATCTTTCTCCAGATGGAGTATCGCCTTTGCTCTCCAGTCATCCGGCGTCCCGCTCATATTGATTCCAAAGCCG
Encoded proteins:
- a CDS encoding ThiF family adenylyltransferase, coding for MNQILFRGIGEEGQDKIAEGRVCIVGCGALGTMVAIGLARAGAGHIRIIDRDFVELKNLHRQVLFDEEDVRKIMPKAAAAEKKLRKANSSIHVEGIVSDLNHLNAEELLKNILVIVDGTDNFETRFLINEFSIKHSIPWIYGAAVGSYGLTLDVLPGESPCLKCIFETSPPPGLLATCDTAGIVPSVTSVIGSIQCVETLKILSGNGAKLNRFITAIDVWEGTFQRIKLVKERHDCPVCDAKVFPLLAGEGISLGVNLCGRNSVQIRSGMHSTTIDLLSLKEKIQRITSVYYNGFLLRMSLEGFEVTVFPDGRAIIGGTDDPVRARSIYSKYIGN
- a CDS encoding HAD-IA family hydrolase, translating into MAFQGMKLFWRNTIHKNRIKGIIFDLDGTLIDSYAPIMESLNHTRKSFNLAPFTLEEVRKIVGRGLEVLIAETIGDAHVKEGIRIFREKYGSVFLEKTKLMPNVKEVIPSLARKGYLMAVTSNKPSYFTSEILKSRGIYEYFKVILGPDDSPKAKPDPGMVEMAIKEMRLRKDEVVYVGDMTIDIETSRRAGIKVVGITSGSNSKEELERASPDALIENLEELEDLFPFLYQAG
- a CDS encoding tetratricopeptide repeat protein, producing the protein MSVYEKAKTPFLKLALLAIIIIPASLSIYWNCMKYDFLYDDVIIVKQNPLIKSLKNVPEIFASDYWGEEGSVKTGFYRPLAIFTFALNYYFSGLNPFSYHSTNVLLHAINASLLFFLFISIFQRMKEAFLCSIIFAVHPVQTEVVIGIVGRAELLSFLFFFLALLAFLGSLKRQGAISFLLYLASLMAFFLALLSKEMAASFPLVIFLLLMFKGKKENDSNLMQTISKYRWTLLGIILILAFYFLIRSLVFGSPIGSQKPILLDNPLAHASFSERFLGASRVFMKYLGLLFFPLHLSVDYSFNEIPLTGAIPLVSGGISLLLLISLLVAVFLLYQKKSLFFIPISFYLATISIISNFFLTIGNIMAERYLYIPSAAFFMFLALLLSPVLGPILKRGWKEKYFYFLFAVILLFAVPRTLFRNQDWKNEEELFTSAVKNTPMSAKAHNNLGNILMHEGDLAKSEKEFMTALEIYPGYSTAHCNLGSIYEKKGMIEAARRECEEAIRLDPDFDLAYFNLGNILYEKGEIDRAIHAYRMAISISQDYAEAFYNLGNVYALKESSKGALYHYRRALKINPHYKEALNNMGLVLRVTGDRLQAEEAFRKAIDISPNYHDALFNLGRLYMDDGQELKAIEYLEKAHRAKDDHFATLYILSLAYFRTGRIDRSYETLLKAKNIAPEQKELNLLLKELEKSLKK
- a CDS encoding tetratricopeptide repeat protein; amino-acid sequence: MRTIPNNLSYTACRLLPAWIVLSILVISVICSGPLFSQDNFKRNAAIRHFNEGVRFEKTGEIGKAIEAYEKAINADPYCPFPFLNLGSVYFSRGDFLLAKYFYLISLKNDPSYSKAKENLEICERRLPSLQGEELNILASRSFSMGKHLAGEGKFCEAAQEFMRFVGGMPDQSEGYIHAGKALLGCKRYSLAERNLTIAALLSEMDRNLILLLAEAYEGMGDIRRALQMNKIAIQKGEYEWEEEMEEEEKAKSSVAQAEEDADKRILEKIADLEKRVVDLQAMVLKFENQISGYLSFLSEKGKSDLEEFIFNRIAEGVEEKIIREEIEKALQMNISGLNFDNGSVEITLPPGWYQASEETKPGSPFAVFRKWPGDSQLAFYAIDAQGEVGSITLGSGKPGRAGEALNYIVEAGKKLAGAQGTDAVVANQAGGFSNADYVASFDVYHDAGDKGSAPVRWWLFYIEGSPNFCMAAGIAGSGGLDAEEKEKILSEMERILAHLRFNRETWSREGGISGSLLYFPFPPEYQGMSPFSEKEMPWTVIQGQGFTLLLPPGIIGKRLDASSPQRTRASMVMWFRGGFTDASGREVKVGDKNYSGYMDILDFDSRGKSHDYVSGRPSPAPPPPDTEAKLISGEDYTEIARETAGADTSWVGKFQGKGFSGKWLIFRMSFDKKALEFGFPILKGEDSSSLFWIPTTFRMEGLPPAFPPEDPAERFKMTFKRASPSEKSVPLGKEGEFITPDFAIDVPAGWRVSLNYRSVDGYPITLKEYRKNSTIKILKLKPGKGLDVAMKEAQEWICGGCSLTWAPLEKPKKHGARKALHASLEKKEAESIRIKTVYLFENQKDDLFVAHVELADGWDASIGEEAKMAVSSLFFSK